A genomic region of Conger conger chromosome 6, fConCon1.1, whole genome shotgun sequence contains the following coding sequences:
- the smim14 gene encoding small integral membrane protein 14 — protein sequence MAEGGFDPCECICSHEHAMRRLINLLRQSQSYCTDTECLQEIPGPSSPTGGDLTLPMIMLAWVVLALVLFLLRPASMRGPGAAGKPGSPHNNHGREPPAPPVD from the exons GAGGGAGGCTTTGACCCGTGTGAGTGCATCTGTTCCCATGAACACGCCATGAGGAGACTGATCAACCTG CTGAGACAGTCCCAGTCTTACTGCACGGACACAGAGTGCCTTCAAGAAA TACCTGGCCCCAGTTCCCCCACAGGCGGGGACCTGACCCTGCCCATGATCATGCTGGCCTGGGTGGTGCTGGCCCTCGTCCTCTTCCTTCTCCGACCGGCCAGCATgaggggccccggggccgcaGGAAAACCTGGCAGCCCACACAAC AACCATGGCCGAGAGCCGCCCGCCCCTCCCGTGGACTAG